A single genomic interval of Terriglobus albidus harbors:
- a CDS encoding response regulator transcription factor has protein sequence MMQVEQGNAPSLLVIDDDIELCGMLRSLLEMEQFAVAVRHDVVSGLAEALSGRHRLVVLDIMLPGGDGRALLRDLRTRTAIPVIMLTARGEATDRISGLEDGADDYLAKPFNPGELIARIRAVLRRHAPPAPADIIVVGDITVEVANRRALRDGVSMDLTSAEFDLLVVLLRRAGDCVTRDDLSQQALGRPMGPVDRSIDNHMSNLRRKLGPHADGRERIRNIRSVGYCYTGSSHV, from the coding sequence ATGATGCAGGTGGAACAGGGTAACGCGCCATCGTTGCTTGTCATTGATGACGATATCGAGTTGTGCGGTATGCTGCGTTCTCTGCTGGAGATGGAGCAGTTTGCCGTCGCGGTACGGCATGACGTTGTGAGTGGACTGGCCGAGGCCCTCTCCGGCAGGCACCGCCTTGTCGTACTGGACATCATGCTGCCAGGCGGTGACGGTCGTGCGTTGTTGCGGGATCTTCGCACCAGAACGGCGATCCCGGTCATCATGCTGACGGCGCGCGGGGAGGCAACCGATCGCATCTCCGGGCTTGAAGATGGCGCAGACGACTATCTTGCCAAACCTTTCAATCCTGGAGAGCTGATCGCCCGCATTCGCGCGGTGTTGCGCAGACACGCTCCTCCGGCGCCCGCAGACATCATCGTTGTGGGCGATATCACGGTGGAAGTTGCCAACAGGCGGGCACTACGCGATGGCGTTTCGATGGACCTGACCTCAGCGGAGTTCGACCTGCTGGTTGTACTGCTTCGGCGTGCAGGCGATTGTGTCACACGCGACGATCTCTCCCAGCAGGCGTTGGGGCGTCCGATGGGCCCCGTGGATCGCAGCATTGATAACCACATGAGTAACCTGCGTAGAAAACTTGGGCCCCATGCCGATGGCAGAGAACGGATTCGGAACATCCGCAGCGTGGGCTATTGCTACACCGGGAGCTCGCATGTTTAG